The genomic stretch CGCCGCGACATGCCGATCTTCATCCATCCCGCTCGAGGCGCCGACGTGCCCGATTACGTCGAGGAGACCAGGTCGCGGTACGACCTCTGGCAGATCTTTGGGTGGCCGTACGAGACCACCATCGCCATGGCGCGGCTGGTCTTCACCGGGTTGTTCGACCGCTACCCCGACGCCGCGATCATCACCCACCACATGGGCGCGATGGCGCCCTATTTCTCAGGCCGCCTGAGCGGGGGGTATGACCAGTTCGGCACGCGAAGCCCGGAGCAGCAGGTGGAGCAGCTCCCCGTCCAACTCGCCCATCCCCCGCAGTGGTACTTCACCCGATTCTACGCCGACACCGCCCTCAACGGCGCGCCCCACGCCGTCCGGTGCGGGCTCGAGTACTTTCCGCCCGAGCGCGTGCTGTTCGGGACCGACACACCGTTCGATGTCGAAGGGGGCGCCGGGTATATCCGCGAGGTGATCGCGGCGCTGGATCAGATCGGCCTCCCGCCGGAGCGCCGGCAGATGATCGACGAGGGAAACTTCCGCCGGCTGCTGGCCCGGCTCCGAGCAGGGAACGTCTCCTGATGACGCGGTCTCTCCTGCTCGCGGTGTCCCTGGCCCTCACCGCGCTCGCGCTTCCCCCGGTCGCGCGATCTGCCGCGCCGATCCGTATGGGCCACCTTGCGGTCTCGAGCGACGCCGGGATCTTTATCGCCCTGGACAAAGGATACTTT from bacterium encodes the following:
- a CDS encoding amidohydrolase family protein is translated as RRDMPIFIHPARGADVPDYVEETRSRYDLWQIFGWPYETTIAMARLVFTGLFDRYPDAAIITHHMGAMAPYFSGRLSGGYDQFGTRSPEQQVEQLPVQLAHPPQWYFTRFYADTALNGAPHAVRCGLEYFPPERVLFGTDTPFDVEGGAGYIREVIAALDQIGLPPERRQMIDEGNFRRLLARLRAGNVS